The Rattus rattus isolate New Zealand chromosome X, Rrattus_CSIRO_v1, whole genome shotgun sequence genome has a window encoding:
- the LOC116888343 gene encoding 28S ribosomal protein S36, mitochondrial-like encodes MGSRTASASRVMKPHVPLIRFPNKRVNPQKLWYLLCYLPSHYSEISQHSKGSVSPELLMYHRPPDTAEIIKELPQKYRRNLISQD; translated from the coding sequence ATGGGCAGCAGGACAGCTTCTGCCAGTAGGGTCATGAAGCCACATGTTCCTTTAATAAGGTTCCCTAACAAAAGAGTCAATCCTCAAAAGCTTTGGTATCTGCTGTGCTATCTACCCTCTCACTATTCTGAAATTTCACAGCATtctaaaggaagtgtgtcaccagaaTTGCTGATGTATCACAGGCCACCAGACACtgcagaaataataaaagaattaccTCAGAAATACAGAAGGAATCTTATCTCTCAAGATTAA
- the LOC116888358 gene encoding LOW QUALITY PROTEIN: testis-expressed protein 13C-1-like (The sequence of the model RefSeq protein was modified relative to this genomic sequence to represent the inferred CDS: inserted 2 bases in 1 codon; substituted 1 base at 1 genomic stop codon), translating to MAVEFGDQSSGFRHTEVIRFINNEVLVNGGGPEFYMTFHSQSWNEIEDQLQTILVDPKVPRCFKRACTWSALALSVRVAARQREQQARRVWRLQDQVGEHESASWTLVSELQRLREERDQAAAQLLSTQVALQEAMDEREILRGRLLQAERSAMAVVPEPTMEHRRTSLWSLEEEELEELVFRESQNRSHLQAQMTILSCVPGLPSSWVQAVHPFLRMPVLHPLPLNAPFSLGVPYSTPVPCXVLMDTXSNSSSHGPALPHIPPSGIYPAGLWVTLGSQETIAPTWDQICHRENECSEVLQDLSHLTDNVSHSEEEDPEKSQGTSLHGDSSKNSHKENNAKPQMMAATEKKNLVIHQKTPAVEVNSNPSTKEESVMPQGIAAQGKKSSSTQKKCLGTSQKVADSKESICHNNKSVSVTISKETDTSGNKTTPSLKKYPGILLRKPDLGNKVSCNKKDDTKTHQRVANLGEGIRNVQKEDTFQQMTRLATGGSPNEKKTQTVPQGTIRSQSQKEEPNKVQANHPGKCKSYFTNKGPKNQLAPKQKVKPPQEIKALESKQPQGTKSSDSKQHEKPLSHRSSVNSVCSSCKAVNRSCKGCYKCAKASAQLERKDVDP from the exons ATGGCAGTCGAATTTGGGGACCAGAGTAGTGGCTTCCGCCATACTGAAGTAATCAGATTCATTAATAATGAAGTCCTTGTGAATGGAGGAGGTCCTGAATTCTATATGACCTTTCACTCTCAGTCTTGGAATGAGATAGAAGATCAGCTCCAAACCATCCTTGTCGACCCCAAAGTGCCACGCTGCTTCAAGAGGGCTTGTACCTGGAGCGCTTTGGCTTTGAGCGTGAGAGTGGCTGCCAGGCAGCGTGAACAGCAGGCACGTCGAGTTTGGAGGCTGCAGGACCAGGTGGGAGAGCATGAGTCAGCTTCCTGGACTCTGGTCTCTGAACTACAGAGGTTGCGAGAAGAGAGGGACCAGGCAGCCGCTCAACTTCTGTCTACACAGGTTGCGCTCCAGGAGGCAATGGATGAGCGGGAAATACTTCGTGGGAGGCTGCTCCAAGCAGAGAGATCTGCGATGGCTGTTGTACCTGAACCTACAATGGAGCACCGTAGAACATCACTGTGGTCGCTTGAGgaagaagaactggaagagctggtATTTAGAGAATCCCAGAATAGGTCCCATTTGCAGGCTCAGATGACAATCTTGTCTTGCGTACCTGGACTTCCAAGTTCTTGGGTCCAAGCAGTGCATCCCTTTCTTCGAATGCCTGTGCTGCATCCACTACCACTCAATGCACCATTCTCCTTAGGAGTCCCATATTCAACACCTGTACCATGTTAGGTGCTAATGGACAC gagcaacagcagcagccaTGGCCCAGCTTTACCTCACATACCTCCTTCAGGAATCTACCCAGCTGGCTTGTGGGTTACATTGGGTTCCCAGGAAACAATAGCTCCCACTTGGGATCAAATCTGCCATAGGGAGAATGAATGTTCTGAGGTCCTCCAGGATCTAAGTCACCTGACAGACAACGTAAGCCACAGTGAAGAGGAAGATCCAGAGAAATCTCAAGGAACATCTCTCCATGGGGACAGCAGCAAGAACAGCCACAAGGAAAATAACGCCAAACCCCAGATGATGGCAGCCACTGAGAAGAAAAATCTAGTGATACACCAGAAAACACCTGCAGTGGAGGTCAAcagtaatcccagcacaaaggaaGAATCAGTAATGCCCCAGGGGATAGCTgcacaggggaaaaaaagcagcTCCACCCAGAAGAAATGTCTAGGAACTTCCCAGAAGGTGGCTGACTCGAAAGAGAGCATCTGCCACAACAACAAAAGTGTTTCTGTGACAATTTCCAAGGAGACAGATACCTCAGGGAACAAAACCACACCTTCCCTGAAAAAATATCCAGGGATTCTCTTGAGGAAGCCTGACCTGGGAAACAAAGTTAGCTGCAACAAGAAAGACGATACAAAGACACACCAGAGGGTGGCTAACCTGGGAGAAGGAATCAGAAATGTCCAGAAAGAAGACACTTTTCAGCAGATGACACGCCTGGCTACTGGTGGGAGTCCTAATGAGAAGAAAACTCAGACAGTGCCACAGGGGACTATCAGGAGCCAGAGCCAGAAGGAAGAGCCAAACAAGGTCCAAGCAAACCACCCGGGAAAATGTAAAAGTTATTTTACGAATAAAGGCCCTAAAAACCAACTGGCTCCAAAGCAAAAGGTCAAGCCACCTCAGGAGATAAAAGCTTTAGAATCCAAGCAACCTCAAGGGACAAAATCCTCTGACTCCAAGCAACATGAAAAACCCCTCTCACACCGTTCTTCAGTGAATTCTGTCTGTTCATCATGCAAAGCTGTGAATCGCTCATGCAAGGGTTGCTATAAATGTGCAAAAGCAAGTGCTCAACTCGAAAGAAAAGATGTTGATCCGTAA